Proteins found in one Planctomycetes bacterium MalM25 genomic segment:
- a CDS encoding N-acetyl-anhydromuranmyl-L-alanine amidase has protein sequence MIHEPFGLRPLRSLLGLLLMAGLAPAAEVGDAVPRTGDEIVVCGQLFHTTTPVVTWMDPGGYDGYRINRRFGPFEESDWDQIKDQLSEPARYNLRMKGLEPPLTAEQIEQVRGGGWSMEQLQEVVDQFVMHYDVCGTSKVCFKVLHDQRGLSVHFMLDIDGTIYQTLDLKERAWHATSSNSRSIGIEIAQIGARSARSRHQLDEWYEKDDRGMRLTIPSRFGDDLGIRTPDFVGYAAKPEIVVGEIQKTELYQYDFTPQQYEALTKLTATLCRVFPKLTCQYPADETGRIIADKLPDAQLRDYHGLLGHYHIQTNKTDPGPAFDWQRVVGGAKRLLYTAGQLDTAGQ, from the coding sequence ATGATTCACGAACCCTTTGGCCTCCGCCCGCTGCGGTCTTTGCTCGGCCTCCTCCTGATGGCGGGCCTCGCCCCCGCCGCTGAGGTCGGCGACGCGGTCCCCCGCACGGGCGACGAAATCGTCGTCTGCGGCCAGCTCTTCCACACCACCACCCCCGTGGTCACCTGGATGGACCCGGGCGGGTACGACGGCTACCGCATCAACCGCCGTTTCGGGCCGTTCGAGGAATCCGACTGGGATCAGATCAAGGACCAGCTCTCGGAGCCCGCCCGCTACAACCTGCGGATGAAGGGCCTCGAGCCGCCGCTCACCGCCGAGCAGATCGAGCAGGTCCGCGGCGGGGGGTGGTCGATGGAACAGCTGCAAGAGGTCGTCGACCAGTTCGTCATGCACTACGACGTCTGCGGCACGAGCAAGGTCTGCTTCAAGGTGTTGCACGACCAACGCGGGCTGAGCGTCCACTTCATGCTCGACATCGACGGCACGATCTACCAGACGCTCGACCTCAAGGAGCGCGCCTGGCACGCCACCAGCAGCAACAGCCGTTCGATCGGCATCGAGATCGCCCAGATCGGCGCCCGCAGCGCCCGCAGCCGGCACCAACTCGACGAGTGGTACGAGAAGGACGACCGGGGCATGCGGCTCACCATCCCGTCCCGCTTCGGCGACGACCTGGGCATCCGCACGCCCGACTTCGTCGGCTACGCGGCGAAGCCGGAGATCGTGGTCGGCGAGATCCAGAAGACCGAGCTCTACCAATACGACTTCACGCCTCAGCAGTACGAGGCGCTCACGAAGCTGACCGCCACGCTCTGCCGGGTCTTCCCGAAGCTCACGTGCCAGTACCCGGCGGATGAAACGGGTCGCATCATCGCCGACAAGCTGCCCGACGCCCAGCTGCGTGATTATCACGGCCTGCTCGGCCACTACCACATCCAAACGAATAAGACCGATCCCGGGCCCGCGTTCGATTGGCAACGTGTTGTTGGCGGCGCGAAACGGCTGCTCTACACCGCCGGGCAGCTCGACACCGCCGGGCAGTAA